aaggtttttggatagggttggacgaAAGGCCGACATGAGGCTCAAAACAGACTAAAGATGACGGAGTTGTAtacttacaacttttggaatcgactcttttaaaaatgaaataaaatctttgccctaGTTTTAGATACTGAGGGTTttttgatttttctatttttctttttctttttcttctaaactcttatttggttggaccgaactgtgaggctgcctacgtatccttttttttaaggaatcaggtcgaacgtagttcaaacatctgacctaactaattttctcatttttctttatgttttttcttttttttttcttttcttttcttttttctatcttttttttttcaaaacaagttgccccagcttctatatttttttagggcatggacctttgacaattcttcttctttttttctattttttttactttctaagagttgccccagtttgtactttTGGGGAATGGACttctctttttcatcatttttttcatttttattggaattttaactctaaacttgattccaaaagagggtggtaaaagaaaataacacgggctcaaaaggggtaacaaagggtataaagtgtttggataacataaaaaatgccttcgtcattccaatcttcaaactatgccaagtacaaacaaatacaatttaaccaaagaaaatcatacatagtgtctcttgactgcatcggaattgatggccatctCTATacacttgccttctatatctattaaatacaaagcaccatttgacaacactctagttacgatgaacggcccctgccagtttggagtgaacttgcctttggcctcagcctgatgtggaaggatacgtctcaacacttgctgacccacttcaaacttccgtggacgcaccttcttattatatgctcttgccattctctgttgatacaattggccatgacatacagCTGCTAAtatcttctcatcgatcaaactcaattgttccaggcgggttttgacccactcatcatcattgATTTCAGCCttcgcgacaattcgaagggatgggatttccacttctgcgggtatcactgcttcggtgccgTACACCAGCAAATacggagttgcccctactgaagtacgaacattagtgcgataacccagcaatgcaaaaggcagcttttcatgccactgtctagaacccttcatcattttccgaagtatcttctttatattcttgttggcctcttcaactgctccgtttgccttggggcggtaaggggtggaattacgatgtgtaatcttgaactgctgacatacctctttcatctgatgactattgagattagccccattgtctgcagtgatcacctttggtatcccaaaccgacaaatgatatttgagtgcacaaaatcaaccaccgctttCTTATTTACAGACTTGAACGTTTTAGCCTCTAcctacttggtgaaatagtcgatggccactagaatgaacctttgcccatttgatgctgatggctcaattggcccaatgacattcatgccctacgcaacaaaaggccacggtgcagacattgtgtgtaattcagatggtggagaatgaatcaaatctccgtgcacttggcattgatgacacttgtgcACGAAattaatacaatctcgctccatagtgagccaataataacttactcggagaatcttctttgccagcacgtaTCCACTCATATGCAGTctacagactccagaatgtaccttggtcatgatagctgtggcctgtctagcatatATGCATCTCAATAATCaaaagatctggagtccttttgtacaaaacccctccgctgaagaaaaatctgCTCGCCAACCGATgaattattctcttttgatcacctatggcttgtaccggatacacccccatcccgatatattccttgatatcgtgaaactaaggctcaccatcaagttcttcttctaccacattacagtaagcatgttgatcatggacctgaatatgcaacgggtaaacataagccttatccgggtgatgtaacattgacgccaaggtagccaaaacATCAACAACcttattatggatccttggaatatgcctaaactctacTGATTGAACCGTTGACAAatatcatgcaaacattgtcggtacggtatgagtttcaaatctcgtatttcccattccccttaaatctggtgcaccagaaggtacAAGTCCCCCAAGactaagacttcctggacacccatgtctgcagccaacctcaaacccaaaatacatgcctcgtactcaaccatgttgttagtgcaatagaaacgaagctgagccataacagggtagtgatgccttgtttcagaaatgagtacaacCCCTATCCcgatgcctttcatgttagcagctccatcaaagaaaagtttccaacctggctctccaactggtttcaactcatcaatgtgcatcacctcttcatcagggaagtaggTCTTCAACgactcatattcttcatccaccggattctcggccaaatagtcggtcaatgcctgggctttcattgcagttcgggtcacatagacaatgtcgaattctgtgagcaaaatctgccactttgcgagccttcctgtgggcataggcttataaaatatatactttaatggatccaaacgagagatgaggtaagtagtgtaagatgacaaataatgcttcaacttttgtgccacccaagttagggcgcaacatgtcctttccaggtgagtgtacttaacctcgtaagatgtgaacttcttgctgagataatagatggcctgctccttcctgccagtgatgtcatgctgacccatcACACAACGAAACAAATTGTCTAAAACCGTCAAATAcaaaatcaaaggtctccctagttctggtgagaccaacacaggtgggtttgaaaagtacccctttatcttatcaaatgtttCTTGACACTTATTTGTCCATTTGACCGcatcatccttcttcaacagtttgaagataggctcacaagttgtcgtaagctgagcaataaacctgctgatgtaattcaacctccctaatagacttatcacctcagttttgttccttgggggtggaaactcttggatagctttgatctttgatgggtccaattcaatacctcgacggctgactatgaatcctaacaattttccagatggcaccCCAAATGGGCATTTTACAGGAtttagcttaagattgtacctgcgaaacctttggaagaattttctcaaatctctgacatgatcagactgctttctagactttatgattacataaTCCACATAAATctatatctccttatgtatcatgtcgtggaatatggttgtcattgccctcatgtaagtttccacaacatttttcaaaccgaaaggcattaccctgtagcagcatgttccccatggcatgatgaatgccgtcttctctgcatcttcctcatccattaggatctgatgatagccttcgtagcaatccacaaaagacccaatctcatgtttggagcaattatcaatcaaaatgtggatgtttggtagtgggaagttgtctttgggactcgccttgttgagatcacggtaatcaacacacaccctggtctttccatccttctttggcacagatactacattggctaaccaagtgggataccgagtgacccgaatgacttttgcatcgaactgcttggtgacctcttctttgatcttcacactcatatcagttttaaatttcctcaacttttgcttgataggagggaatgccgggtcagtgggcaatttgtgaaccaccaagttagtgcttaaACCCAGCATGCCATCATATGACCATTCaaagacgtctttgtactcaagtaACACTTTAATTATCTTCTCCCtaagttgaggttcaagatggacacttattttagtttctctgatattatctaggtcccctaaattgattgcttctgtatcactcaggttaggcttaggtttttctttaaaatggcttaattctttactaatctcttcaaaagcctcatcctcatcatattctgattcatcatcacactctatttcttgaattactatttcataattagattggcttttaggactaggccgaagattcctcatgcatgtcatgttattgaaaccagcataaaaagaactgtacaaggaagaaaagaaaacaaaaataaaactaccaggaatgaagaaaaagggaaattgcatttcattgaaattaaaagataacaaggtttatacatccaaatagcggaacatagaatctgaattacaaccctggaataatccagataaactgaaagaaaatcaaagcaaactaccaaaactccttcctggtgagGATAGGAGTaacttcccaattgttaatctttgcactgggcccaacaaattacACATatgccttgctagaaccctctccagcttccaccatgttcacatcattgaataacttctcgaacctttcaatcaactctttatcaggaccaaccacataactgggaactgttgttactgggcgtttcttggtgccaggcctgacaaatgatctagagagccgtgggatgggctttgggaggacccaggctctctgtttcaactttctggctcttttcACGTACACAACTATGGGCTTGcggagatgcacccaaacccttgtctggtacaaaaccatttttcaacatttcaacggctaccatgactgatgcaacaGCTACTcttggagttggaacgcacttcccttctggaattttttctaccaataccgtgtcaaaaacctgataaacccatggccccttgtcgtcttcaaactctatgaacggaacaatggcgtcactgggaacacacaaattatcttcgccgtgcacaacaatttcatgtttatcccattcaaacttgactatttgatgcagagtagatgggactgctttggccgcatgaatccagggtcgagctaatagcagattgtaagaaacagccacatcgagcacatagaactccatggtaaattcaactggccctattgtaagctcaagtaCTATGTTCCCGACTGAAGCTTTCCCTCCActgtcgaatccccgaacgcaaatactgttcttgtgaattctttcatcatccaccttcaacttgttcagcgtggagagagggaaaatgttcgcactagaaacattgtcgaccagtacccgagtaaccacggaatctttgcatttcaccgtaagatagagggctctattgtgctcagtaccctccacgggcaactcatcatcagaaaaagtgactctatttacctcaaatatcttgttagctatcttttccaagtggtttactgagattttgttaggaacgtgggcctcattcaggatcttcatcaaagcccgacggtgctcgtctgaatagatcaataatgacaatagtgaaatctgagtcggtgtcttcctcaactgctccacaatggaatagtcctgcactttcatctttctcaagaattcttctgcttcttcctcgatcacaactttcttcactagcaccGGGTTATCTTTGGatatcttagcttttctcaactcttcgggggcaaagcatctccccgatcgagtcaaaccatgggtctcacaaacttcttgtTTAACCTCTtttcccttgtaagtcactgtcactcgttcataattccacgggacagccttgctgttgactattggtaattggGTGATAGGTTTGATAATTACAggatctgtgcgagcaccctccaTAATTATGACAGGCTTGTTCGCTACCCCTGGCACCACCACTTTTGCTTTATCCTGTTTCACTGCAACACCACTTGAAGACCCTTCCTTGACTACCGCAGATGGTTCACTTTTTGCCCCGCTCAACCTAATCACTGATTTATCAATTATTGGCATTTCAAACGGCCTgacttcactggaccgaatcatcatgacggtctgtgaaggcttaTTAGGCTCCCCCCCTTtacactatctcgatcatatttgtctcatgatgggccgacaacggattctggttgatattgggcgcctccggagcttgaacctcaatccgattagtatcaatgagcccTTAAATAGATGTTTTCAATTGCCAACATTTATCTGTGTCGTGCcccggagcaccagaacaatattcgcaactcacagagtgatcaagattcctcgagggaggatttggcagttttggctcgatcgaACTCATCATACCCAATTGTTGCAAcatgtggaacaaactggtataggattctcccaatggagtgaacgTTTTCTTCCTCTGCAACCTCttgttcttaaatgcttggttgggccggaaacctAATCCAGGAGGGTTTcagtaggctcttgggggtggataggcattttgtggggctgggtatgtattttgtaggactggcgcatgccattgtgtgtgggccggaggttggctgtatgtttgggcatgatggacagaaaaatgggggtctggtggtgggtagtagtgttgtggtaggctatatggggtatgagggtaggtttggtggtggggtcgaggctggttatAGTAATGTGATGGGCCCCTGGGTCCGAACCAAACTCCTGACTCGATCGTTgcgacatcctctttcttcttctttccaattgctcccccagttccactttgaatagcctgggtggttgccttgatcgccgaatagctcatgattttatttgtcttgagcccttcttctaccataccgcctatttttaccacttcattgaaggacttgcctataacCGATACCAGATGtccgtaataagtaggttctaaggcctgcagaaaataatccaccatttcactttctttcttttgagggtcaaccctcgctgcctgctctctccaacgaaaaccatattctctgaatatttcattgtgctttttctcaagtttcgtcaaagacagacgatccggaataatctcgagattgtactagaagtgacaagcaaatgcttgggcCAGATCATctcatgtgtaccatcttccgttaTCCTGCCAAGTATACCATTCCAGCGCTGAaccactcagactctgactgaaatacgccattagcagctc
This genomic stretch from Nicotiana sylvestris chromosome 9, ASM39365v2, whole genome shotgun sequence harbors:
- the LOC138877032 gene encoding uncharacterized protein; the protein is MMIRSSEVRPFEMPIIDKSVIRLSGAKSEPSAVVKEGSSSGVAVKQDKAKVVVPGVANKPVIIMEGARTDPVIIKPITQLPIVNSKAVPWNYERVTVTYKGKEVKQEVCETHGLTRSGRCFAPEELRKAKISKDNPVLVKKVVIEEEAEEFLRKMKVQDYSIVEQLRKTPTQISLLSLLIYSDEHRRALMKILNEAHVPNKISVNHLEKIANKIFEVNRVTFSDDELPVEGTEHNRALYLTVKCKDSVVTRVLVDNVSSANIFPLSTLNKLKVDDERIHKNSICVRGFDSGGKASVGNIVLELTIGPVEFTMEFYVLDVAVSYNLLLARPWIHAAKAVPSTLHQIVKFEWDKHEIVVHGEDNLCVPSDAIVPFIEFEDDKGPWVYQVFDTVLVEKIPEGKCVPTPRVAVASVMVAVEMLKNGFVPDKGLGASPQAHSCVREKSQKVETESLGPPKAHPTAL